From one Coffea eugenioides isolate CCC68of chromosome 11, Ceug_1.0, whole genome shotgun sequence genomic stretch:
- the LOC113751920 gene encoding uncharacterized protein LOC113751920 — protein MAALLHGEAPPFVRPAKTFASVLSQSPSSASSGVGLLSTYKGEPSLVISRQDMLQIAAPYSNALVGRFAVGRPSMELIRKFIVSLGLRGECPIGLLDSKHILLRPSEEEDYTRLWCRRFWYVGKFHMSLSKWTIDFKPGAESSIAPVWVNFPGLPLPFFEKQFLLKLGTLLGRPLKVDEATASLKRPSVARILLEVDVLQPPKSRIWIGDDQWGFWQKIEYEDYPSYCGFCSLIGHTEAICHRKHPELRPVRSGPSSKTHVRQVFQPKGVTAVDDSLPVAGSGVVEVPGIQAPDAPVAPEATADLPSQSANPSQGNFPQASVLVHVPVLSNTSLGADEDTQNLLALGRQVSSSPFQELSDDILISDGDNRGLLIATVSEGPNHERHSSSLSPMRNHDRVRLVRSSSEGRSGGRGISLVELKSFQDRLPSRIKASKLCYDPVGGGLDDTDSQILQKLIQGHKGRPRQSRKREANVSHLGSVQLFLGFDFARSFVNNKIWIFWCSDVRYSFVEAADQLVHVYLSFPSGSSFIISAVYAKCNRIGRRRLWEALEHFSMSVTLPWIAVGDYNVITCAEERIGGSSPNMRDLEEFNSALHRSGLFPVQFDGSAYTWTNGRMWQRLDRAVVNAAWLADVEMTRVAHLQRGRSDHCPLLVKGGSTSTRRSSFRFLNVWRGHSSFQQTVKLAWSQSVSGVGMQKFFNKLQVVKRALSRWNVEVFGNVSQRVKQAADNLLAKEILYDQNRDTVSRTAVHEARALHSRELALECEFWRQKAAIKWIKEGDANTSFFHAAVKQKRSCNFIARIRGSGDSWFDSIEDIKLSASDFFSTLFTADRAAGSGIRPSLELPKLTPEENDMLLKSPSVEEVHTVICSLDSQSAAGPDGFGGGFYQSCWECIKDDFMDAVQDFFAGASMPRGFSSTTITLLPKKEGACEWKDFRPISLSNVSSKIISKILSTRINTLLPKLILEFQTGFIPGRGIQDNVLLAQELILDLDKKLRHPNVILKLDMEKAYDRVEWGFLLYMLREFGFKEGVVDLVFRLISNVWFSVLVNGELTSFFKSTRGVRQGDPLSSTLFLFVSEFLGRRLQQLVANTPRFRFLSKGGLVPFLAFADDMVIFTRASVDCLQAVSSLLREYEILSGQKINLAKSRFLCSSKIPSDTITLIQQATGFQGQSWPVRYLGVPLFRGRSRSILFDGVFASVRAKLLHWSSRFLSAGGKIILFRHVLNSMPIYLLQVSKPPKGIFLRLGRLFNAFLWDGKDGRRIHWSSWEKLCFPVAEGGLGFRSLLDVEKAFAMKLWWRIRQKNSTWARFMHRKYIGDQHPSSAEVGVGSAIWKRVCSVRTVAEANFRWRVGEGFVDFWYDRWLFDEPLSSQCDGEPPHCLVAEFYSSTGWNIERLLQVLPRSVVNSILQTSVDPALKDELVWAPSTDGRFTVSSAWDLIRQRRNLSLVWRGIWCPLLPLKMSYLVWRILAGFLPLDDKLRSRGFSLASKCDCCGDSQESLHHIFVQGNLASAVWKHFFRACGIPWTSFSCVSSLLLVWFQSSGSGRLDHVRCVIPVVVLWFLWRSRNDARFGNVPSACFKVISDINGWLVALGAARMLKRSQLEGDTDTYFARYFQLKPHKSFCPQAISWRKPPRGAVKLNTDASVSNGLAKGGGVVRDFEGKMLGAFYKEFGECEVVHAEGLALLTGLQWCVGTGLSDILVEVDSLVLARLVTSQSIGKWPLCSILSQIRLLLGKVQGTITHIYREANAVADSLAALSLESPFVTFQSHHLLPSRARSLINLDAMGYPYIRNVSC, from the exons ATGGCGGCTCTCCTGCATGGGGAGGCGCCGCCTTTCGTTCGACCAGCGAAGACGTTTGCATCTGTTCTTTCGCAATCTCCGTCATCCGCATCAAGTGGTGTTGGCCTTCTTAGTACATACAAGGGGGAGCCTTCGTTGGTGATTTCTCGTCAAGATATGTTGCAGATAGCAGCGCCCTACTCAAATGCGTTGGTCGGCAGATTTGCCGTAGGCCGCCCTTCCATGGAACTTATTCGCAAGTTTATTGTTTCGTTGGGGTTGAGGGGCGAGTGCCCAATAGGTTTGTTAGATTCCAAGCACATTCTTTTACGTCCATCAGAGGAGGAAGATTACACCAGGCTTTGGTGTCGTCGGTTTTGGTATGTTGGCAAGTTTCATATGTCTCTGTCGAAATGGACAATTGATTTTAAACCAGGAGCCGAGTCATCCATTGCACCAGTTTGGGTCAATTTTCCGGGTCTTCCACTGCCGTTTTTCGAAAAGCAATTTCTGCTTAAACTCGGTACCCTACTTGGCCGACCTTTGAAAGTGGATGAAGCTACGGCTTCATTGAAACGCCCTTCTGTTGCCCGTATTTTGTTGGAGGTTGATGTATTGCAACCTCCCAAATCTAGGATTTGGATCGGAGATGATCAGTGGggtttttggcaaaaaattgaataTGAAGATTATCCTTCTTATTGTGGGTTTTGCTCGTTGATTGGCCATACAGAAGCCATCTGTCATCGCAAACATCCGGAATTGAGGCCGGTTCGTTCTGGTCCATCATCTAAAACGCACGTCAGACAAGTTTTTCAACCAAAGGGGGTAACTgctgttgatgactctctgcctgTTGCGGGTTCTGGGGTAGTGGAAGTTCCGGGGATACAAGCGCCAGATGCACCGGTGGCACCGGAGGCTACTGCTGACTTGCCATCTCAGTCTGCTAATCCTAGTCAGGGAAATTTTCCTCAAGCTTCTGTACTTGTTCATGTTCCTGTTCTTTCAAATACGTCTCTGGGGGCTGATGAAGATACGCAGAATTTGCTTGCCTTAGGTCGCCAAGTTTCTTCCTCCCCGTTTCAGGAGTTATCAGATGATATCCTCATTTCTGACGGGGATAATCGTGGGCTGCTAATTGCAACTGTGTCTGAAGGGCCGAACCATGAACGGCATTCCTCTTCGCTCTCTCCTATGCGGAATCACGATCGTGTTCGTCTGGTGCGGTCTAGTTCTGAAGGGCGGTCAGGGGGGCGAGGGATTTCTTTGGTGGAGTTGAAAAGTTTTCAGGATCGCTTACCCAGCAGAATCAAAGCATCTAAGCTTTGTTATGATCCGGTTGGagggggtctggatgatacggaTTCTCAAATACTGCAAAAGTTGATTCAAGGACACAAGGGTCGTCCTAGGCAGTCCAGGAAACGAGAAG CCAATGTCTCTCATCTGGGGAGTGTGCAGTTGTTTTTGGGGTTTGACTTTGCTAGGTCTTTCGTGAATAACAAAATTTGGATATTCTGGTGTTCGGATGTTCGATATTCTTTTGTAGAAGCTGCGGATCAATTGGTCCATGTCTATTTGTCTTTCCCTTCTGGCTCTTCTTTTATTATTTCAGCTGTCTACGCGAAGTGTAACAGAATTGGTAGGAGAAGGCTATGGGAGGCTTTGGAGCATTTTTCCATGTCCGTTACTCTACCGTGGATTGCTGTAGGAGACTACAACGTTATTACTTGCGCGgaggaaaggattggaggatctTCTCCGAATATGCGAGATTTGGAAGAATTCAACTCAGCTTTACATCGCAGTGGCTTATTTCCAGTTCAATTCGATGGGTCTGCTTACACATGGACCAATGGTCGCATGTGGCAGCGGCTGGATCGAGCGGTTGTTAATGCCGCCTGGCTCGCAGATGTTGAGATGACTAGAGTAGCTCATCTTCAACGGGGGCGGTCTGATCATTGTCCGTTGCTAGTCAAGGGGGGTAGTACATCGACAAGGCGATCATCATTCCGGTTCCTCAATGTCTGGCGCGGTCACTCCAGTTTTCAACAAACAGTCAAGTTGGCGTGGTCTCAGTCTGTTTCTGGAGTGGGAATGCAGAAATTCTTTAATAAGTTACAGGTGGTTAAAAGAGCTTTATCTCGATGGAATGTGGAGGTTTTCGGGAATGTCTCTCAAAGGGTCAAACAGGCAGCAGACAATTTATTGGCCAAGGAAATTTTGTATGATCAGAATCGGGATACGGTGTCTAGGACGGCAGTTCACGAGGCTAGGGCACTTCATTCTCGGGAGCTAGCATTGGAATGTGAATTTTGGAGACAAAAGGCTGCGATTAAATGGATCAAAGAGGGTGACGCTAATACCTCTTTTTTCCACGCAGCAGTTAAGCAAAAACGCAGTTGTAATTTTATTGCACGCATCAGGGGAAGTGGCGACAGTTGGTTTGATAGTATAGAGGATATTAAGCTGTCAGCAAGTGATTTTTTCTCCACGTTGTTCACAGCAGACCGCGCTGCAGGTTCTGGCATCAGGCCGTCACTTGAGCTGCCTAAACTTACGCCAGAAGAGAACGATATGTTGCTGAAGTCTCCATCGGTAGAAGAAGTTCACACGGTTATATGCTCGTTGGACTCTCAGAGTGCTGCGGGACCCGATGGGTTTGGAGGGGGTTTTTATCAAAGTTGCTGGGAGTGTATCAAGGACGACTTCATGGATGCGGTGCAGGATTTCTTCGCTGGTGCCTCGATGCCCCGCGGATTTTCAAGTACCACGATCACATTACTGCCTAAGAAGGAGGGTGCATGTGAGTGGAAAGATTTTCGACCAATAAGCTTATCTAACGTTAGTTCGAAGATCATCTCGAAAATTTTGTCTACCCGCATTAATACACTCCTTCCTAAGTTGATTTTGGAGTTTCAGACTGGATTTATACCGGGCAGGGGGATACAGGATAATGTCCTCCTCGCTCAGGAATTAATTctggatttggacaagaaattgcgTCATCCTAATGTAATTTTGAAATTGGATATGGAGAAGGCCTATGACAGGGTGGAATGGGGGTTTCTTTTGTACATGCTTCGTGAATTTGGCTTTAAGGAAGGTGTGGTAGATCTGGTTTTTCGGTTAATATCCAACGTGTGGTTTTCTGTATTGGTTAATGGGGAGCTCACGAGTTTTTTCAAATCGACTAGAGGGGTACGTCAGGGGGATCCTCTATCTTctactcttttcctttttgtatCGGAATTCCTTGGACGGAGACTTCAGCAGCTGGTTGCTAACACTCCGAGGTTTAGATTTTTGAGTAAGGGGGGGCTGGTCCCGTTTCTTGCGTTTGCTGATGACATGGTTATCTTCACACGGGCATCGGTTGACTGTCTGCAAGCTGTGTCGTCCTTGTTGCGAGAGTATGAAATTCTTTCTGGCCAAAAAATAAATCTTGCCAAGAGTAGGTTTCTGTGTTCGTCGAAGATTCCTTCGGATACCATCACTTTAATTCAACAAGCTACGGGGTTTCAAGGGCAATCTTGGCCTGTGAGATATTTGGGAGTGCCACTGTTTCGTGGCCGTAGTAGGAGTATTTTATTTGATGGAGTTTTTGCTTCTGTTAGAGCAAAGCTTCTTCATTGGAGTTCCCGCTTCTTGTCTGCTGGGGGGAAGATCATATTGTTTCGGCATGTGTTGAACTCAATGCCTATTTATTTATTGCAGGTTTCTAAACCACCGAAGGGGATTTTTCTAAGGCTAGGTAGGCTGTTTAATGCATTTTTGTGGGATGGCAAGGATGGGAGACGGATTCATTGGTCTTCCTGGGAGAAATTATGTTTTCCAGTCGCAGAAGGGGGTTTGGGTTTCAGATCACTGCTGGATGTAGAGAAGGCGTTTGCAATGAAATTATGGTGGAGAATACGTCAAAAGAATTCTACGTGGGCAAGGTTCATGCATCGAAAGTACATTGGTGACCAACATCCGTCCTCGGCAGAGGTTGGTGTTGGGTCGGCAATATGGAAGCGGGTCTGCTCAGTTCGGACTGTTGCTGAAGCCAATTTTCGTTGGCGTGTTGGTGAGGGGTTTGTCGATTTCTGGTACGATCGTTGGCTTTTTGACGAACCGCTTAGTAGCCAGTGTGATGGGGAGCCTCCTCATTGTTTGGTAGCTGAGTTCTATAGCTCTACAGGGTGGAATATTGAACGTTTGCTCCAGGTTCTTCCTCGATCGGTCGTTAATAGTATTTTGCAGACAAGTGTTGATCCAGCTCTTAAGGATGAATTGGTTTGGGCTCCTTCAACGGATGGTAGGTTCACTGTGTCGTCTGCATGGGATTTAATTAGACAGCGGCGTAACCTGTCTTTGGTGTGGCGCGGAATTTGGTGTCCTTTGCTGCCGTTAAAGATGTCTTAccttgtttggaggattttggCTGGTTTTCTGCCGTTGGATGACAAGCTCCGTTCTAGAGGGTTTTCATTGGCTTCCAAGTGTGATTGTTGTGGTGATTCACAGGAGTCTTTGCATCATATTTTTGTGCAGGGCAACTTGGCAAGTGCTGTCTGGAAGCATTTCTTCCGCGCTTGCGGTATCCCGTGGACTTCATTCTCATGCGTTTCTTCGTTGCTATTGGTGTGGTTTCAATCTTCTGGGAGTGGGCGTTTGGATCATGTTCGGTGTGTTATACCTGTTGTAGTGTTATGGTTTCTGTGGCGTAGTAGAAATGACGCTCGGTTTGGTAATGTTCCCTCGGCTTGCTTTAAAGTTATTTCAGACATCAATGGGTGGTTGGTTGCTCTGGGGGCTGCGCGTATGTTGAAAAGGTCTCAGTTGGAGGGGGATACGGATACCTACTTTGCACGGTATTTTCAGCTCAAACCACATAAATCTTTCTGTCCGCAAGCTATATCTTGGAGGAAGCCTCCTCGAGGGGCAGTCAAGCTGAACACCGACGCAAGTGTGTCAAATGGGTTGGCGAAAGGCGGAGGAGTGGTACGGGATTTTGAAGGGAAGATGCTTGGTGCTTTTTATAAGGAGTTTGGGGAATGTGAGGTGGTACATGCGGAAGGGTTAGCGTTGTTAACTGGTCTACAGTGGTGTGTTGGGACAGGGTTGTCAGATATTTTAGTAGAAGTAGATTCTCTAGTGTTGGCCCGGCTGGTTACTAGTCAATCGATTGGTAAGTGGCCGTTGTGTAGCATTTTAAGCCAGATTCGGTTGTTGTTAGGTAAGGTGCAGGGGACCATTACGCATATCTATCGTGAGGCGAATGCTGTGGCAGACAGCCTAGCGGCTTTATCTTTGGAGAGTCCATTTGTTACTTTCCAATCTCATCATCTGCTTCCAAGTAGGGCTCGGTCGTTGATTAACTTGGATGCAATGGGCTATCCATATATTCGAAACGTTAGTTGTTAg